CCCCCAACGCATCGATCAGTGCACGAAATCCCTGGTAATTGATCGTGAAGAAGAAGGGAATATCCACGCGCACAGTACCGCTGGAGAGCAGCGTCTCCAACTCCTTTTTCAGCGTCAACGAAGCGATTTCAAAGTTTCGGCCGGAATGTTTGAACTCGTAGGTGAAAATCTCATTGACGCGGTGAACCCCCGGCCGGGAAGGGCTATGGACCATCGTGTCGCGAGGAATGGACATCACGTCGAGAAAACGGCTCTTCGGGTCATAGGAAATAAACATGAGGGTGTCCGAGTGGCGCGCGTAATCCTCATAATCCACTCCGGCGAGCATCCCATTGATACGCTGCCCGCTCCGGAGCATTCGGGCCACGGGGCTGCACCAATTCAAAATCATGGTCACCAGCGCGAAAAACAAACAGATGCTCAGGACGGAAATTGCGAACCAGCGGCCCCGGTTCATACGGATCCCTTCCCTCGATACAACCGGTGACGCTGGATGTAGCGGGCAACCGCCTCAGGAACGTGGTAGCGGATCGAACCGCCCGCCCCCACTCGATAGCGGATCTCCTGGCTGGCCATTGCCACGGGAGGCGAGTGGATCAACCGGGTTTTGCGACGCAAGAGGGCCGGGAGCGAACCCCAGGGTTTTTCCGGCCGTTCGGCAATCAGAAAGGAACAGCGGTCCAGCAAGGCCGCACCCGAACGCCACGTATGAATCCGACTCAGGGAGTCCGACCCCATCAGAAAAAACCATTCATGACGGCGGTCCTGAAGAAAGTAATCCAGCGTCTCACAGGTATACACGGACCGCTCCTGGCGCGCCTCCCAATCGCTGACTTGAAAAAAAGGATTCCCTCGAACCGCCAGCCGGATCATGGCCAGCCGGTGATGGGCACTGATCAAAATCTCTTGCTTGTGTGGAGGATGGCCGGCGGGGATAAAAAGGACTCGCCCCAGTTGAAACTGCACGCGCGCCGATTCGGCCAGAATCAGATGTCCGAGATGGATGGGATTAAAGGTTCCGCCGAATAAGGCAATCTTCATGGTTCGGCTGTGCTCACCATGATCCTGAGCAAGGTCGAAGGATCATTCGCGGATTTGTCCGGTTCCCCTGACAATGTACTTGGTGGTGGTGAGTTCCCGGGCACCCATGGTCCCGCGGGCGTGCAGCTTCCGTGTCGAGATCCCGATCTCCGCTCCAAGGCCAAACACCCCGCCGTCGTGCAAACGCGTAGAGACGTTATGCATCACCGCCGCGGAATCCACCGTTCCCAGAAACTGCCGGGCGTGATCCGCGTTTTCCGTGACGATCGCATCGGAATGCCCTGAGCCGTAGCGATGGATGTGCTCGATCGCCTGA
Above is a window of Elusimicrobiota bacterium DNA encoding:
- the nadD gene encoding nicotinate-nucleotide adenylyltransferase, coding for MKIALFGGTFNPIHLGHLILAESARVQFQLGRVLFIPAGHPPHKQEILISAHHRLAMIRLAVRGNPFFQVSDWEARQERSVYTCETLDYFLQDRRHEWFFLMGSDSLSRIHTWRSGAALLDRCSFLIAERPEKPWGSLPALLRRKTRLIHSPPVAMASQEIRYRVGAGGSIRYHVPEAVARYIQRHRLYRGKGSV